The bacterium DNA window GCCTACCAGATCAGCCAATCCTGCTGGGAGGTGCCGGACGCGTACTGCAACCAGGCGCTGCATCTCTGCATGCTGCGCGAGTGCCCGGTCTACGATCTGAACCAGAGCGTGCTCGATCGGCGGTTCGCGGCGAAGTTCGCGCACCTCTGGTGAGGGTGCCGGTCAGGCATTCCAGTCGAGGTCGAGCAGCTCGCGCAGGTCGCTGACCCAGGCCCAGGGCATGACGCCGCGCGCCTCGACTTCGCTCCTTCGGGGTCCGAACCCCACAAAACGGATGCCGGCCTGCGCCGCCGCCTGACCATCAACCCAGGAGTCCCCCACCAGATAGGCCGTTCGGTGGGGCCCTGCGAGTTCCATGACGAGCCGGACGCCGGCCGGATCGGGTTTCAGGGCAGGCACCTCGTCACGGGTTACGGTCAAGGGAATGAGCGTGGAGAGCCCGAGTTCGGCCAGTGCGCGCTGGGTGGCGGTTCGGGCGTTGTTGGTCAGGAGCGCCAGATGGAACCCTCGGGCGGTCAGGTCCGCGAGGACGCCGCGCACGTTGGGCACAGGCACCGCGCCCTCCATGCCCGCGGCCTCGAAGGCCTCGATGGTCGCCCATGCCCGAGCGGTTAGGTGGGGGGCGGAGTTGCCGATCCGAGTGACCAGATCCGCTATCGGGGCGCGCATCAGCGCCCCGCGCGGCTCACTCAGCGGGCGCGAGGATTCCAGCAGGTCTATCAGGGCGCCGCGCATCGCGGCGAAGTCTATGCGAGAATCAACAAGGGTGTTGTCGAAGTCGAAGATGAGAAGGGGCGGAGGGGCGTCCATTCTTGGCGGCCTGATTGAGGATTCTTCATCCCAAGCGCCGTCCCTTCACGATGAGAGGGGAATATCATGAGCGTTCGGCCAGCGTACCGAACCATAGCCGCACTCCCGGGCCATGTGGGTGAGGAGGTGGAACTCCGGGGATGGCTGCAGCACCGGCGCAGCAGCGGCAAGATACTCTTCCTCCTGGTGCGCGACGGTACGGGCGCGGTGCAGGTCATCATGAGCCGGCAAGAGGTGCCCGAGGAGGTCTTCGCGACCGCGGACCGGCTCCCGCAGGAGAGCAGCGTGGTCGTGACGGGGCTCGTGCGGGCGGACCCCCGCGCACCCGGGGGGGTAGAGATTGCCGCGGGCTCGTTGCTGGTTGTGCACGAGGCCGAGCCCTACCCGATCACGTCGAAGCCGCACGGGATCGAGTTCCTGATGGATCACCGCCACCTATGGCTGCGCAGCAGCCGCCAGCAGGCCATCCTGCGAGTGCGGGCCGAGGTGATCCGGGCGATGACCGAGTATCTGGACGGTCACGGCTTCCTACGGGTGGATGCGCCGATCCTGACGCCCGCGGCGGTCGAGGGAACGACGACGCTATTCGAGACGCAGTATTTCGATCTGGGGTCTGCCTACCTGACCCAGTCGGGCCAGCTCTACAATGAGGCCGCTGCCATGGCGTTCGGGCGGGTCTACTGCTTCGGCCCAACGTTCCGGGCAGAGAAGAGCAAGACGCGGCGTCACCTGATCGAGTTCTGGATGCTCGAGCCCGAGGTCGCGTACCTCGATCTGGACGGGTACATGGCGCTGGCGGAAGATTTCGTGAGCAGCGTCGTTGTGCGGATCCTCGAACGCTGCCGGGAACCGCTCGCCGCGCTTGAACGCGATCTGGCCCCGCTCGAGCGCGTCCGAGCGCCTTTCCCAAGGATCTCCTATGATGAAGCGCTGCGGCTCCTGTCCGCGGCCGGGAAGCCCGTGGCCTGGGGCGAAGACCTGGGGGGCGATGAGGAGACCGCGGTCAGCCAGCAGTTTGACCGGCCGGTGTTCATCCACCGGTATCCTACCCGCTGCAAGGCCTTCTACATGCAGCCGGACCCCGACCGTTCGGACGTCGTGCTGGGTGCGGACCTGATCGCTCCGGAGGGATACGGGGAGATCATCGGCGGCGGGCAGCGCGTCCACGACCTGGAACTGCTGCGGGCGCGACTGGCGGAACACGGTCTGCCCGAGTCCACCTATCAGTGGTACCTGGACCTGCGCCGCTACGGATCGGTGCCCCACTCGGGCTTTGGAATCGGCATCGAGCGCACCGTTGCATGGCTGTGCGGTATCGAGCACGTGCGAGAGGCCATTCCGTTCCCCCGACTGCTCAACCGGCTCTACCCGTAGGGCCCTGCGCTCCAAGGCCTTGCCTGGCCGTTGGGCATTGTGGTAACATTGCGACGAAGACCGCTGCAGAAGACGTCCGGCTCTCCGCCGGCAGGTATGTCGTCGCGAGTGGGTGAGGTTGCCCGCTCGTTTTTCATGCGGCGGGGTGAGGAGACGGGTACGTGCCACACGCACCATGGAAGGACGCAGTCGAGCACCTGGCCGCCTCCGTCGCGGCCAGGTGGGGGTATTCCCTGGCCGGCGTGGAGATCGTTGGGGAAGGGCGGCGCCCGCTGATCAGGATCAGCGTGGAGGGAGAGGAACCCGTGACCGTGGACGCGTGCGCCAGGATCTCCGAGGAACTGGGGCGCGCGCTGGATCTGCACGACCCGATCCCGCACGCGTACATTCTCGAGGTGGCATCGCCGGGGCTGGACCGGCCGCTACACGGCGAGGGCGACTTCCGCAGGTTCGCAGGACGCAAGATCGAGCTACTGACGCGCGAACCCGTGGAGGGTCGCCGTCGGTGGAAGGGCCGGCTGTCCGGGGTTGACGCCGGCAGCGTGGTTGTTGATGTGGAAGACCAATCGGTGCGGCTGCCGTTGGAGCAGGTTGCTTCCGCGCGATTGATCGTGGGGATGGAGGATCTTCGTCAAGATCTTGCCAAAGGGGGGCGCGGTAGGTCATGAACTTAGAGCTGCTGCGGGCGCTCGATCAGATCGAGGAAGAGAAGGGCATCGGCAAAGACGTCATCATAGACGCGATCGAGGCGGCGCTGCTGTCCGCCTACAAGAAGAATTTCGGTGCCACCGCCCAGAGCATGCGCATCGAGATGGACCGCACCACGGCTGAGATGCGGGCCTACCAGGTGCGCACCGTGGTGGAGGACGTAGACGACCCGACGCTGCAGATCGCGCTTGCCCAGGTGCGTGAGTGGGACCCCACGGCCCAGGTGGGCGAGATGGTCGAGGTTGAGGTTACGCCCAAGGACTTCGGGCGCATCGCCGCGCAGACCGCCAAACAGGTGGTCGTGCAGCGACTCCGGGAAGCGGAGCGGGAGATGGTCTACAAGGAGTTCCGCGACCGTGAGGGCGACATCGTCACCGGCATCGTGCAGCGAATAGAGCGGAAGAACGTCTTTCTGGACTTGGGCCGCATCGAGGCCGTGCTGCCACCCCCGGAGCAGATTCCGCGTGAAGGATACAGGCAGGGTGAGCGCGTGAAGGCGTACGTGGTCGAGGTGCGACAGGGCACGCGCGGCCCGCAGATCGTGGTCTCACGTACCCACCCCGGACTGCTCAAGCGGCTATTTGAGATAGAGGTGCCGGAGGTCTACGAGGGAATCGTGGAGATAAAGGCGATCGCCCGCGAGGCCGGCACGCGCAGCAAGATTGCGGTCGCTTCTCGGGATCGCAACGTGGATGCGGTGGGTTCTTGTGTCGGACCCAAGGGATCGCGCGTGCAGGCGATCGTGGACGAGCTCCGCGGCGAGAAGATAGACATCGTTGCCTGGAACCCCGACCTCTCGCAGTTCGCCGCGGCCGCGCTTAGCCCGGCCAGGGTGGTGCGGGTTGAGATTTCCGAGGCCACCAAGACGGCGCTTGTGATCGTGCAGGACCACCAGCTGTCGCTGGCCATCGGACGCGAGGGCCAGAACGCCCGCTTGGCGGCCAAGCTGACCGGCTGGCGTATTGACATCAAGAACGAGACACAGATTAGGGAGATCGAGGCGCAGAAGATCTTCGTGGATCTCCCAGAGGAAGAGCCGGTCCCGGCCGAGACAGCCGCCGTCCCTGTTGCCGCGGACGAACCGCCGGCATAACGGGCGGCCTGGACAGATGTCACGGGTCAAGCACGTGCCACAGCGCCAGTGCGTCGCGTGCCGGCAGGTACGACCGAAACGCGAGCTGGTCCGGGTAGTACGCACGCCCGCGGGAGAGGTCCGCGTGGATTTGACGGGAAAGGTGTCGGGGCGCGGAGCGTACGTCTGCCCCGACACCGCCTGCGCCGAGACCGCGGTACGGGAACACCGGCTGCAGCACGCGCTTGAGATAGTAGTCCCTGAGGCGATCGTCGAGGACCTGCGTGCGGCGGCGGACCGCAGCGCGCAGGCTCCCGGTCGGAGTTAGAGGAGGCCGCTGGATGCGGGTGTACGAACTGGCAAAGGAACTGGGGCTGAGCACCAAAGAGCTAATGGACGTGCTCGCGATGCTCAAGGTGCCGGTCAGGAGCCACAGCAGCAGCCTGAGCGTGGTGGCCGAGCAGCGCGTCCGGGTGCACGTTGCGGCCACGCGGCCCTCAAAGGGGAAGAAGCAGGCAGCGGCATATGCCGCAGCAGCGCCGCCCCCGGCGACCGTGACCCGGCCCGAAACCAAAACCCCGACCGGGGAGCGGATACTGGGCATGCGGAAGATCGTGCTTCCCCCGCCTCCGGTGGAGGAACCGGTCATGCCGCCTGAGGCGCCGGCTGTGCCGCAGCCCCAGGCAGCGCCACAGGTCCGCCCTGCCGCCGCCGCCCCAGCAGCAGCCCCCGCCTCCGCAACAGCAGTCCCAGCCGCTCCCGCAACAGCAGCCCCTGCCGTTGCGGCGACGCCCGCGGCGGCAGTCTCCCATGCAGCCGCAGGTGTTGTTGAGGCGCCTCCTGCGCCGCCCAGGGTTGTCCCGTCGCCTCCGCCGCCGAGGGGGATCAAGATCGAGCCGGTTCGGCCGCCCAAGCGTGAAACCGCAAAGGAAGCGCCGCGCGAGCCGGTAGGTCGCGGCGCGGCACCTCCGCCGGTTGCCCTCCCGCCGCGTGCACCGGAGACCGGCGATAGGCGCCGCCCGCCTGCGGGTCCCGGCAAGCCGCCCAGCAGGCCTGCGGTTCAGCCCCGCCGGCCCATGTTCCGCCTGCCCCGTCGCAGACGGCGCGCACGGGCGCGTCCGGCCGAGACCGTCACAGTGGAGACGGTTCTCCCGGTTGCAGCAGAGATCGAGATGACTGGGCCGATCAGCGTAGGAGAACTGGCGTCGCGGCTGAACGTTGCCGCGGGCGAGATCGTGCGGCGTCTGCTCGACCAGGGCGTGCTGGCCGGGATCAACCAACAGATCCCAGCCGACATGGCCACCCGGGTCGCCGAGTCGCTCGGCACCGTTGTGCACAAGACGCGGCCGGTGCCCGAAGGGCAGCAGGCAGTGAAGAAGATCGATCGGATGGTCGTGGCCGCCGGTGAAGCTGCCGTTCCCAGACCGCCCGTGGTCACGGTCATGGGGCACGTTGACCATGGGAAGACGACGCTTCTGGATGTGATCCGCCAGACCCGAGTTGCCGATCAGGAGTTCGGAGGAATCACGCAGCACATCGGGGCCTCCGTGGTACAGTCCGGCGGAAGGGAGGTCGTGTTCATAGACACCCCGGGGCACGCTGCCTTCACATCCCTGCGCGCGCGCGGCGCGCAGGTGACCGATGTGGCGGTGCTGGTTGTGGCTGCCGACGACGGCGTCATGCCCCAGACCGTCGAGGCGGTCAACCATGCCAAGGCCGCAGGAGTACCGATAGTGGTGGCCATCAACAAGATGGACTTGCCCCAAGCCAATCCCGACCGCGTCAAGCAGGGGCTCGCCGACCTGGGCCTGGTGCCTGAGGAGTGGGGCGGAGACACGATCATGGTACAGGTGTCCGCCCGGCAGAAGACCGGGCTGGACCAATTGATCGAGATGATACTGCTGGTGACGGAGCTCCAGGATCTGCGCGCCGACGTGGACTGTCCCGCGCGCGGGACGATCATAGAGGCCCGCCTGGACCGGGGCCGGGGTCCTGTGGCGACGGTTCTGATTCAGGAAGGACGCCTGCGGGTGGGAGACGCCATTGTGGCCGGGGAAACCCACGGCCGCGTCCGCGCCATGATGGATGCGCGGGGTGCCCGGATGGATCAAGCAACACCCTCGACGCCCGTCGAGGTATTGGGACTCGTGGAAGTCCCCCAGGCCGGCGACCTGCTGGAAGCGGTGCGCGACGAGCGGGTCGCACGCGCGGCGGCGGGGGAGCGTCGGGATCGCCGTCGCGCATCCGAGCAGGCCGCGGCGCATCCCGCGGCCGCCACGGCGTTGGGGGAGGGGCCGAAGGAATTGCGCGTCATCATCAAGGGTGACGCGCACGGATCGGTCGAGGCGCTACAGGCGGCCGTTCCCAAACTATCAGGACCTGAGGTGAAGGTTACCGTCCTGCACGCCGCGGTCGGCAATGTGAGTGAGTCGGACATCATGCTGGCCTCGGCCAGCAGGGCCGTTGTCGTAGGGTTCAACGTGAGGCCCGAAGCCCAGGTACGGCGGATTGCCGAGGAAGAGCACGTGGACCTGCGGGTGTACCGTGTGATCTACGAGGCGCTTGACGACCTGGCGGCCGTGCAGAAGGGCCTGCTCGCGCCCAAGGTTGTGGAGGTGGTCCTGGGGCAGGCCGAGGTCAGGCAGGTGTTCACCATCTCCCGCCTGGGAGTTATCGCTGGTTCGTACGTCACAGGGGGTCGCATCGTGCGCGGCGCGAAGGCCCGGATCGTCCGCGACGGCGTGGTGGTGTACGACGGAAGGGTCGGCTCGCTGCGCCGGTTCAAGGAGGACGTTCGCGAGGTGACCGACGGGTTCGAGTGCGGCATAGGTCTGGAACGCTTCAACGATGTCAAGGAAGGCGATCTGGTTGAAGCCTACGAGGTGCAGGAAGTACCCGCGTAGCAGTCTGCGGCGCAGGCTTGGAGGACGGGCAGATCATCGTCGGCGTTGTCCGGATTGAACTGAGCCTGCCAGGCGCAAGAGGGCTGAAGGACAAACGCCGTCTGGTGACGGGATTGATTGAACGGGCGCAGAACCGGTTTCGGGTCTGCGCCGCCGAGGTAGACCACCAGGACAACTGGCGACGCGCGACCGTTGCGTTTGCCTGTCTTTCAAACTCCACGAGTCACGCGCACGCCGTCCTGGCCAAGGTGGCCGATTTCGTCGAGCGCCAGGCGGATCTGGTCGTAATGGAGTTCCAGGTCGAAATCCGGTAATGGAGCAAACGACAATGGCTCGCACCCGCGCCCAACGGCTGGCCGAGGTGATTCGAACCGAGGCCAGCGAAATCATCCTGCAGGGCCTCAAGGATCCGCGTATCGGGTTCATTTCCATAACCGACGTGGTGGTTAGCGGTGACCTGCGTCACGCCAAGATCTTCGTGAGCGTGCTCGGTGACCAGGAGGCGAAGCAGCGGACGATGGCGGGGTTGAACCGGGCAACGGGGCACGTCCGCTCCCAGCTCAGCGCCAGGCTGGCGATGCGGTTCGTGCCGGAGATCCTATTCCGCCTCGACGATTCCATCGAGCGCGGGGCCCGCGTGTCGTCTTTGCTCCGAAAAGTGGATCAGGAGGGAACGCGTGGACCCTCGGGAGACCATCGCCCGGACGCTTAGGACCGGCGGCCAGGTGCTGATCGTCTGTCACCTGGGCCCCGACGGTGACTGTCTGGGCGCGGGTCTTGCGCTGGCCGGCGCGCTGGAGCGCATCGGCGTGGACGTGACGGTCGCGTGCGAGGATGGCGTGCCCGACTCCCTGGCGTTTCTTCCCGGTGCGAGCGGAGTGGTCAGGGGCGTTCCGGACGCCATGGGCGTTTCCGTCGCGGTCGCGCTGGAGTGCGGTACCCTGGATCGTGCAGGAGGTCTGGCGCCGGCTCTGGAGCGCGCCGGAACGCTGGTCGCCATTGACCATCACAGCGAGCCCCCCTTGGATGCCCAACTGACGTACTGGGATCCGGCGGCCGCGGCGGTCGGCGAAATGGTCATGGATCTGATCGCGCACCTGGGGGTGACCGTTGATCGTCCAATTGCCACCTGCCTGCTCGCGGCCCTGGTTACGGACACGGGTGTCTTCCG harbors:
- a CDS encoding HAD-IA family hydrolase, producing the protein MDAPPPLLIFDFDNTLVDSRIDFAAMRGALIDLLESSRPLSEPRGALMRAPIADLVTRIGNSAPHLTARAWATIEAFEAAGMEGAVPVPNVRGVLADLTARGFHLALLTNNARTATQRALAELGLSTLIPLTVTRDEVPALKPDPAGVRLVMELAGPHRTAYLVGDSWVDGQAAAQAGIRFVGFGPRRSEVEARGVMPWAWVSDLRELLDLDWNA
- the asnS gene encoding asparagine--tRNA ligase, coding for MSVRPAYRTIAALPGHVGEEVELRGWLQHRRSSGKILFLLVRDGTGAVQVIMSRQEVPEEVFATADRLPQESSVVVTGLVRADPRAPGGVEIAAGSLLVVHEAEPYPITSKPHGIEFLMDHRHLWLRSSRQQAILRVRAEVIRAMTEYLDGHGFLRVDAPILTPAAVEGTTTLFETQYFDLGSAYLTQSGQLYNEAAAMAFGRVYCFGPTFRAEKSKTRRHLIEFWMLEPEVAYLDLDGYMALAEDFVSSVVVRILERCREPLAALERDLAPLERVRAPFPRISYDEALRLLSAAGKPVAWGEDLGGDEETAVSQQFDRPVFIHRYPTRCKAFYMQPDPDRSDVVLGADLIAPEGYGEIIGGGQRVHDLELLRARLAEHGLPESTYQWYLDLRRYGSVPHSGFGIGIERTVAWLCGIEHVREAIPFPRLLNRLYP
- the rimP gene encoding ribosome maturation factor RimP → MPHAPWKDAVEHLAASVAARWGYSLAGVEIVGEGRRPLIRISVEGEEPVTVDACARISEELGRALDLHDPIPHAYILEVASPGLDRPLHGEGDFRRFAGRKIELLTREPVEGRRRWKGRLSGVDAGSVVVDVEDQSVRLPLEQVASARLIVGMEDLRQDLAKGGRGRS
- the nusA gene encoding transcription termination factor NusA, whose protein sequence is MNLELLRALDQIEEEKGIGKDVIIDAIEAALLSAYKKNFGATAQSMRIEMDRTTAEMRAYQVRTVVEDVDDPTLQIALAQVREWDPTAQVGEMVEVEVTPKDFGRIAAQTAKQVVVQRLREAEREMVYKEFRDREGDIVTGIVQRIERKNVFLDLGRIEAVLPPPEQIPREGYRQGERVKAYVVEVRQGTRGPQIVVSRTHPGLLKRLFEIEVPEVYEGIVEIKAIAREAGTRSKIAVASRDRNVDAVGSCVGPKGSRVQAIVDELRGEKIDIVAWNPDLSQFAAAALSPARVVRVEISEATKTALVIVQDHQLSLAIGREGQNARLAAKLTGWRIDIKNETQIREIEAQKIFVDLPEEEPVPAETAAVPVAADEPPA
- a CDS encoding YlxR family protein; the encoded protein is MSRVKHVPQRQCVACRQVRPKRELVRVVRTPAGEVRVDLTGKVSGRGAYVCPDTACAETAVREHRLQHALEIVVPEAIVEDLRAAADRSAQAPGRS
- the infB gene encoding translation initiation factor IF-2 → MRVYELAKELGLSTKELMDVLAMLKVPVRSHSSSLSVVAEQRVRVHVAATRPSKGKKQAAAYAAAAPPPATVTRPETKTPTGERILGMRKIVLPPPPVEEPVMPPEAPAVPQPQAAPQVRPAAAAPAAAPASATAVPAAPATAAPAVAATPAAAVSHAAAGVVEAPPAPPRVVPSPPPPRGIKIEPVRPPKRETAKEAPREPVGRGAAPPPVALPPRAPETGDRRRPPAGPGKPPSRPAVQPRRPMFRLPRRRRRARARPAETVTVETVLPVAAEIEMTGPISVGELASRLNVAAGEIVRRLLDQGVLAGINQQIPADMATRVAESLGTVVHKTRPVPEGQQAVKKIDRMVVAAGEAAVPRPPVVTVMGHVDHGKTTLLDVIRQTRVADQEFGGITQHIGASVVQSGGREVVFIDTPGHAAFTSLRARGAQVTDVAVLVVAADDGVMPQTVEAVNHAKAAGVPIVVAINKMDLPQANPDRVKQGLADLGLVPEEWGGDTIMVQVSARQKTGLDQLIEMILLVTELQDLRADVDCPARGTIIEARLDRGRGPVATVLIQEGRLRVGDAIVAGETHGRVRAMMDARGARMDQATPSTPVEVLGLVEVPQAGDLLEAVRDERVARAAAGERRDRRRASEQAAAHPAAATALGEGPKELRVIIKGDAHGSVEALQAAVPKLSGPEVKVTVLHAAVGNVSESDIMLASASRAVVVGFNVRPEAQVRRIAEEEHVDLRVYRVIYEALDDLAAVQKGLLAPKVVEVVLGQAEVRQVFTISRLGVIAGSYVTGGRIVRGAKARIVRDGVVVYDGRVGSLRRFKEDVREVTDGFECGIGLERFNDVKEGDLVEAYEVQEVPA
- a CDS encoding DUF503 domain-containing protein — encoded protein: MEDGQIIVGVVRIELSLPGARGLKDKRRLVTGLIERAQNRFRVCAAEVDHQDNWRRATVAFACLSNSTSHAHAVLAKVADFVERQADLVVMEFQVEIR
- the rbfA gene encoding 30S ribosome-binding factor RbfA encodes the protein MARTRAQRLAEVIRTEASEIILQGLKDPRIGFISITDVVVSGDLRHAKIFVSVLGDQEAKQRTMAGLNRATGHVRSQLSARLAMRFVPEILFRLDDSIERGARVSSLLRKVDQEGTRGPSGDHRPDA
- a CDS encoding DHH family phosphoesterase, with the protein product MDPRETIARTLRTGGQVLIVCHLGPDGDCLGAGLALAGALERIGVDVTVACEDGVPDSLAFLPGASGVVRGVPDAMGVSVAVALECGTLDRAGGLAPALERAGTLVAIDHHSEPPLDAQLTYWDPAAAAVGEMVMDLIAHLGVTVDRPIATCLLAALVTDTGVFRFANTTPRTLRLAAELMERGAILGEVVRAVYEEQPAPAVRLLGHALAASRLHESGAVAMTAVTPAMLAAAGAGPDDVAGIAAVLRTISGVRLAVVLEDRGNTVRVSIRARDGVRADLMAHALGGGGHAGAAGAEMKCRIEEAVPRVLSASSRAVRPVGDDA